The Lagopus muta isolate bLagMut1 chromosome 4, bLagMut1 primary, whole genome shotgun sequence genome has a window encoding:
- the TMEM129 gene encoding E3 ubiquitin-protein ligase TM129: MESPAVTFTLAYLVFAVCFVFPPDEVRSAGLTVQSLLAAWLGSEDAAFVQYHLRRSTGTLLAHSLLPLGYYLGMCFAAPEKHLCFFYLASKEWKIFFFFAVLLPAVSSTLAYYWSRKGWNNHPLARTLAVYALPQSGWRAVASSINTEFRRIDKFATGAPGARVIVTDTWVIKVTTYCLHVAQQQDIHLTVTDSRQHELTPDSNMPVQFLTIRVASVNPYVKAFDIRLNSTEYGELREKLRAPISNAANVVIHQSLSDLFLETFTSLVEMNQTYSVPSTQELEPCIGCMQTIANIKLIKNCQEPNEGECQQCYCRPMWCLTCMGKWFASRQDQQHPETWLSSHVPCPTCRAKFCILDVCIIR; this comes from the exons ATGGAGAGCCCGGCGGTGACCTTCACCTTGGCTTACCTGGTGTTCGCCGTCTGCTTCGTCTTCCCGCCCGACGAGGTGCGCTCGGCCGGCCTGACGGTGCAGAGCCTGCTGGCCGCCTGGCTGGGCAGCGAGGACGCGGCCTTCGTGCAGTACCACCTGCGGCGCAGCACCGGCACGTTGCTGGCGCACTCCCTGCTGCCCCTCG GTTATTACCTTGGTATGTGCTTCGCTGCACCTGAGAAACACCTTTGCTTCTTCTACCTGGCCtcaaaagaatggaaaattttcttcttctttgctgTTCTCCTTCCAGCAGTCAGCAGCACCCTGGCGTATTACTGGTCACGGAAAGGTTGGAATAACCACCCATTGGCCCGGACACTCGCTGTTTATGCTCTGCCACAGTCAGGTTGGAGGGCAGTGGCTTCTTCCATCAATACAGAATTTAGGAGAATTGACAAATTTGCCACCGGAGCCCCAGGAGCGAGGGTGATTGTTACAGACACATGGGTGATCAAGGTAACCACCTACTGCCTACATGTCGCCCAGCAGCAGGACATTCATTTGACTGTGACAGACTCCAGACAGCACGAACTCACACCAGACTCAAACATGCCCGTGCAGTTCCTCACCATCCGTGTTGCCAGTGTTAATCCCTATGTGAAGGCATTTGATATCCg GCTGAACTCCACAGAGTATGGGGAGCTTCGAGAGAAGCTACGTGCTCCCATCAGCAATGCAGCTAATGTTGTGATCCACCAAAGCCTTAGTGATTTATTTCTAGAAACCTTTACATCTCTGGTGGAAATGAACCAGACGTATTCTGTTCCAAGCACTCAG gaGCTGGAGCCATGCATAGGATGCATGCAGACTATTGCAAACATCAAGCTCATCAAGAACTGCCAAGAGCCAAATGAAGGGGAATGTCAGCAATGCTACTGTCGTCCAATGTGGTGCCTCACCTGCATGGGCAAATGGTTTGCCAGCCGACAGgaccagcagcacccagagacATGGCTGTCAAGCCACGTGCCTTGTCCAACTTGCAGAGCcaaattttgcattttagatGTTTGCATAATACGATGA